From Pontibacter actiniarum, a single genomic window includes:
- the hisF gene encoding imidazole glycerol phosphate synthase subunit HisF gives MLTKRIIPCLDIKNGRTVKGVQFENIRDAGDPVELAKWYAEQGADELVFLDITATNEERKTFAALVRDIARHIDIPFTVGGGIGAVADVEVLLHAGADKVSVNSSAIKNPQLVQELAKHFGSQCVTVAIDTKYREETGWKVYTRAGTVETEHATIDWAKKVTDLGAGEILLTSMNNDGTKAGFALDITGEVAQAVSVPVIASGGAGSMKHFAEAFNISHADAALAASLFHFRELGVPELKSYLKEQGIAVRI, from the coding sequence ATGTTAACAAAAAGAATAATTCCCTGCCTGGACATCAAAAACGGCCGTACGGTAAAAGGAGTGCAGTTCGAGAACATCCGTGATGCCGGTGATCCCGTGGAATTGGCCAAGTGGTATGCTGAGCAGGGGGCCGACGAGCTGGTTTTTCTGGACATCACTGCAACTAATGAGGAACGTAAAACTTTTGCAGCACTGGTGCGTGACATTGCCCGCCACATTGATATTCCGTTTACCGTGGGTGGTGGCATTGGTGCCGTGGCCGATGTAGAGGTGCTACTGCATGCCGGCGCCGATAAAGTTTCTGTCAACTCGTCTGCCATTAAAAATCCGCAACTGGTACAGGAGCTGGCAAAGCATTTTGGTAGCCAGTGCGTCACGGTGGCTATCGACACAAAGTACCGCGAGGAAACGGGCTGGAAAGTATACACCAGAGCCGGAACCGTAGAAACTGAACACGCTACCATAGATTGGGCTAAAAAAGTAACTGACTTAGGTGCCGGTGAGATTCTGCTCACAAGTATGAACAACGATGGCACCAAGGCTGGTTTTGCACTGGATATTACAGGTGAAGTAGCGCAAGCTGTGTCTGTGCCCGTTATCGCCTCTGGTGGTGCCGGCAGCATGAAGCACTTTGCCGAGGCTTTTAACATTTCTCATGCTGATGCTGCTCTCGCTGCCAGCCTCTTTCACTTCCGGGAGCTGGGAGTGCCTGAACTTAAGTCATATTTAAAAGAGCAAGGCATAGCGGTACGCATATAA
- the aroF gene encoding 3-deoxy-7-phosphoheptulonate synthase translates to MIIQLQQGIPAELKENILKQVKEIGYKANEVKTQEAHYLVAIGKKDFDIRHIGQLPGVADIHRVSEEYKLISRKWRVEPTRIDLGDGVMVGEGSFSIMAGPCSIESESQIESVVAHLKENNVKIMRGGVFKPRSSPYAFRGMGMDGLKMFHRICRENGIKVITEVMQVSQIEEMIDYVDVFQVGARNSQNFNLLDSLGEAQKPVLLKRGISGTLEELLQAAEYIFSHGNEKIMLCERGIRSYEGAYRNVLDLNAVPVLKEKTHLPVIVDPSHGIGLRDYVESMSLAAVMAGADGIIYETHQTPEKAFSDAQQTVNFQESAKMIQRMRQTYELRESF, encoded by the coding sequence ATGATCATACAACTGCAGCAAGGAATTCCGGCTGAGCTGAAGGAGAATATTCTAAAGCAGGTAAAGGAAATAGGCTACAAAGCCAACGAAGTTAAAACACAGGAGGCACATTACCTGGTAGCCATCGGCAAAAAGGATTTCGATATTCGCCACATCGGGCAGTTGCCGGGCGTAGCCGATATTCACCGTGTTTCGGAAGAGTATAAACTCATTTCACGTAAGTGGCGCGTGGAGCCTACCCGTATTGACTTAGGTGATGGGGTTATGGTGGGCGAAGGAAGCTTCAGCATCATGGCCGGCCCTTGTTCTATTGAGAGTGAGTCGCAAATAGAAAGTGTGGTGGCACACCTGAAGGAAAACAATGTAAAAATCATGCGCGGTGGTGTGTTTAAACCTCGTAGCTCACCTTATGCCTTCCGTGGTATGGGCATGGACGGCTTGAAGATGTTCCACCGTATCTGCCGTGAAAATGGCATCAAAGTTATCACGGAAGTCATGCAGGTGTCGCAGATAGAGGAGATGATAGACTATGTGGATGTTTTCCAGGTAGGTGCCCGAAACAGCCAGAACTTCAACCTGCTCGATTCTTTAGGCGAGGCACAGAAACCGGTATTGCTGAAACGTGGTATTTCCGGTACGTTGGAAGAACTGCTGCAGGCCGCTGAATATATCTTCTCGCATGGTAACGAAAAAATCATGCTTTGCGAGCGCGGTATCCGTTCCTACGAAGGTGCATACCGCAATGTGCTGGACCTAAATGCGGTGCCGGTGCTAAAAGAGAAAACACATTTGCCCGTGATTGTAGATCCATCGCATGGCATTGGGCTGCGTGATTATGTAGAAAGTATGTCGTTGGCAGCGGTGATGGCTGGGGCAGATGGAATAATCTACGAAACGCACCAGACCCCCGAAAAAGCTTTTTCCGATGCGCAGCAGACGGTAAATTTCCAGGAATCGGCAAAAATGATCCAGCGCATGCGCCAGACGTACGAACTGCGCGAAAGCTTTTAA
- the trpA gene encoding tryptophan synthase subunit alpha, whose translation MNNRIKRLFEQKQKGLLSVYFTAGYPNLEDTETIILELEKNGVDLIEVGMPFSDPLADGPTIQQSSTVALQNGMTISKLFEQLQHIRQKSQIPLVLMGYLNPVMQYGVERFCQKAAEVGIDGIILPDLPLREYVEEYKPLFEKYNLSKVFLITPQTPEARIREIDSHTNGFIYMVSSASTTGKTLGLEEQSQAYFQRVASMKLQNPGVIGFGIHDKETFASACNHATGAIIGSAFVKAIGQEGSLEQNIKTFIQSIKN comes from the coding sequence ATGAACAATAGAATTAAGCGCCTCTTTGAGCAGAAGCAGAAAGGGCTGCTCTCGGTATACTTTACAGCTGGCTATCCAAACCTGGAGGACACAGAAACCATTATCCTGGAGCTGGAGAAAAATGGAGTAGACTTGATTGAGGTAGGTATGCCTTTCTCTGATCCGCTGGCAGACGGGCCAACCATTCAGCAAAGCAGCACTGTTGCATTGCAAAATGGCATGACCATATCTAAGCTTTTCGAGCAACTGCAGCATATCCGCCAGAAATCGCAGATACCGCTGGTGCTGATGGGCTACCTGAACCCAGTGATGCAGTATGGCGTGGAGCGTTTCTGCCAGAAAGCGGCCGAAGTAGGTATAGACGGCATTATTCTGCCGGACCTTCCGCTGCGCGAGTATGTGGAGGAGTATAAGCCGCTTTTCGAAAAGTATAACCTGAGCAAAGTCTTCCTCATCACGCCACAAACGCCAGAGGCCCGTATTCGCGAGATAGACAGTCATACCAACGGCTTCATTTACATGGTGTCGTCTGCTTCTACCACAGGTAAAACATTAGGCTTAGAAGAGCAGAGCCAGGCTTACTTCCAACGTGTGGCAAGTATGAAACTGCAAAATCCGGGCGTGATAGGCTTCGGCATCCATGATAAAGAGACCTTTGCCTCGGCTTGCAACCATGCCACCGGAGCCATCATCGGCAGTGCCTTTGTAAAGGCAATCGGTCAGGAGGGAAGCCTGGAGCAGAACATCAAAACATTTATCCAAAGCATTAAGAACTAA
- the hisA gene encoding 1-(5-phosphoribosyl)-5-[(5-phosphoribosylamino)methylideneamino]imidazole-4-carboxamide isomerase, which translates to MMEIIPAIDLIGGQCVRLTEGDFAQQTTYDSNPLEVAKRFEANGIKRLHLVDLDGARARKPVNLHVLESIAANTNLTIDFGGGLQSDEAVKQAFDAGAAQITAGSIAVREPETVKNWLLKYGADKIFIGADFKGTNIAISAWTEESKYPLQDFISGYVQTGAKLFICTDVSKDGKLQGPSTSTYRHLKLTQPEAEVIASGGVTTVEDLEQLQEIGVKGAIIGKAIYEGTIELKDLVRFLC; encoded by the coding sequence ATGATGGAAATTATACCTGCTATAGACCTAATCGGTGGCCAATGCGTGCGCCTTACCGAGGGCGATTTCGCCCAGCAAACCACCTACGACAGCAACCCATTAGAGGTAGCCAAGCGATTTGAAGCCAATGGCATAAAGCGCCTGCACTTAGTTGACCTGGATGGCGCTCGTGCCCGCAAGCCGGTAAACCTGCATGTGCTGGAAAGTATAGCTGCCAACACAAACCTGACCATCGACTTCGGTGGCGGTTTACAGTCTGATGAGGCGGTGAAGCAGGCATTTGATGCCGGGGCAGCGCAAATAACAGCTGGAAGTATAGCCGTGCGTGAACCGGAAACGGTGAAGAATTGGCTGTTAAAGTATGGCGCAGATAAAATTTTTATCGGCGCAGATTTCAAAGGAACTAACATTGCTATCAGCGCCTGGACCGAAGAGAGCAAGTACCCACTGCAGGACTTTATCTCCGGCTATGTGCAAACAGGAGCCAAGCTGTTTATCTGCACCGATGTTAGCAAAGACGGCAAACTGCAAGGCCCATCCACCAGCACCTACCGCCACCTGAAGCTCACACAGCCGGAAGCAGAGGTAATAGCCAGTGGTGGCGTTACGACGGTAGAAGACCTGGAGCAGCTGCAGGAGATAGGTGTAAAAGGTGCTATTATTGGCAAGGCCATTTACGAAGGCACCATTGAACTAAAAGATCTAGTGCGATTCTTATGTTAA
- a CDS encoding alpha/beta fold hydrolase, whose translation MTSPKWLDRILYPFQHHQMQATHGSLHYVDEGTGAPIVFVHGTPTWSFLWRQQIKSLSRKFRCVAPDHLGFGLSDAPTDFDYSPEAHADNLEQLIDHLQLKNITLVVHDFGGPIGLRYALRHPENVKNLVILNTWMWSLEEEKSMMKISRFMAGGVGRFLYLQLGFSARMLLPQGYHEKKHLTKDIRQHYQKPLSSSTNRLGTWSFAKALHEANPYFAELWEQHEKLHSINKLILWGEKDKLLPIHFLDKWERAFPEAQVKRLKAGHFLQEEKGGEVAEAISTFVAQQ comes from the coding sequence ATGACCTCTCCCAAATGGTTGGACCGCATCCTCTATCCGTTCCAGCACCACCAGATGCAGGCAACGCACGGCAGCCTGCATTATGTAGACGAAGGTACTGGTGCCCCGATTGTATTCGTACACGGCACTCCAACATGGTCATTTTTATGGCGGCAGCAGATAAAGTCGCTTAGCAGGAAGTTTCGCTGTGTTGCCCCAGACCACCTGGGCTTTGGCTTGTCTGATGCACCTACAGATTTTGATTACAGCCCTGAGGCACATGCTGATAACCTGGAGCAGCTTATCGATCACTTACAGTTAAAGAATATAACTCTCGTTGTACATGACTTTGGCGGCCCGATAGGCTTGCGCTATGCACTACGCCACCCGGAGAATGTGAAGAACCTGGTTATACTAAACACCTGGATGTGGAGCCTGGAAGAGGAGAAGTCTATGATGAAGATCAGCCGTTTTATGGCTGGTGGTGTAGGTCGGTTTTTATACTTGCAGCTTGGCTTTTCGGCACGTATGCTGTTGCCGCAGGGCTACCATGAGAAGAAGCACCTTACCAAAGATATCCGGCAACATTATCAGAAGCCGCTCTCCTCCTCTACCAACCGTCTGGGTACCTGGTCATTTGCTAAAGCCTTGCACGAGGCGAATCCATACTTTGCAGAGTTGTGGGAGCAGCATGAGAAACTACACAGCATAAACAAGCTTATACTTTGGGGTGAGAAGGACAAGCTGCTTCCGATTCATTTTTTGGATAAATGGGAGCGGGCTTTCCCGGAGGCACAGGTAAAGAGATTGAAGGCAGGGCATTTTCTGCAGGAGGAAAAAGGAGGCGAAGTGGCAGAGGCTATCAGCACCTTTGTAGCACAGCAGTAA
- the hisH gene encoding imidazole glycerol phosphate synthase subunit HisH, producing the protein MNLVIVDYKAGNVQSVLFALERLGVQATLSSDFETIKSADKVIFPGVGEASSAMAQLKSRNLDKLLPTLEQPFFGVCLGMQLLCQHSEEGDTDLLNIIPLQVKRFQTDLKVPHMGWNQLEQLQSPLFEGLQEQEYVYYVHSYYVPQSEYTIAQTSYPEPFSAALQYKNFYAAQFHPEKSGPAGAQILKNFLAI; encoded by the coding sequence ATGAACTTAGTTATAGTTGATTATAAAGCCGGAAACGTGCAGTCGGTGCTGTTTGCGCTGGAACGTTTGGGCGTGCAGGCGACACTAAGCAGCGACTTCGAGACTATTAAGTCGGCTGACAAAGTGATTTTCCCGGGAGTAGGCGAGGCTTCGTCTGCCATGGCGCAGCTAAAGTCGCGCAACTTGGACAAGCTTTTGCCAACGCTGGAGCAGCCTTTCTTTGGTGTATGCCTGGGTATGCAGCTGCTCTGCCAGCACTCAGAAGAAGGCGACACCGATTTACTAAACATTATTCCGCTGCAGGTAAAGCGCTTCCAGACAGATTTGAAAGTGCCGCACATGGGCTGGAATCAGTTGGAGCAGCTGCAGTCACCGCTTTTTGAGGGGCTGCAGGAGCAGGAGTACGTATACTATGTGCACAGCTACTATGTGCCGCAAAGCGAGTATACTATCGCGCAAACATCTTACCCAGAGCCTTTTTCAGCTGCTCTACAATACAAAAACTTTTATGCAGCGCAGTTTCACCCAGAGAAAAGCGGACCTGCCGGTGCTCAAATCCTTAAGAACTTCTTAGCCATATGA
- a CDS encoding T9SS type A sorting domain-containing protein, translated as MKKSLLTFALLIYSLTSIYAQSLICEFDWNDMAKGAQAAKFGKAAKQKGLQTGVVAGGADQTTGLGILKLNNSGKETAPIDFVLEGADFNVDGLEVAMQFNAYNTTGNGELFARLHRNTSKEPVFRLGIRNFKLQARFTLANGEVVELQSMKPVSTENRLTFYSFRYTPETGEAEVYIGTELVAYYVVEEKNVPMDWTAAGDAVIGYNLSLVNSKKKRTKAKPSAVATFDNFSVSSIESEQIITPLPVEFVEVNAKAKGKQAELSWATASETNNAYFAIERSHNGVHFEEIARVKGAGNSMRLLSYNFTDNAPLAGTAYYRIKQVDTDGSSETSKVMAITTEAAMATEMQVYPTLVQGQAVNLKLNGATTGQAELSILSFGGNVVRTKTIDVAEAAAGTQVLENGELSKGAYIVMLTHNGETFRKKLIVR; from the coding sequence ATGAAAAAGTCCCTGCTTACCTTCGCCCTTCTGATATACAGCCTTACATCCATCTACGCCCAGTCTCTGATCTGTGAATTCGACTGGAACGACATGGCAAAGGGCGCTCAAGCGGCAAAGTTCGGCAAAGCAGCCAAGCAAAAGGGACTTCAGACTGGCGTAGTAGCAGGAGGCGCCGACCAAACAACTGGCCTGGGCATTCTGAAGCTGAACAACTCAGGCAAAGAAACTGCCCCGATAGACTTCGTGCTGGAGGGTGCCGACTTTAACGTGGATGGCCTGGAAGTAGCCATGCAGTTTAACGCCTACAACACCACGGGTAACGGGGAGCTCTTCGCCAGGCTACACCGCAACACCAGCAAAGAGCCAGTGTTTCGCCTTGGCATCCGCAACTTCAAGCTGCAGGCGCGCTTTACGCTGGCTAACGGCGAGGTGGTGGAGCTGCAAAGCATGAAGCCTGTCTCTACAGAGAACCGCCTTACCTTTTACAGTTTCCGCTACACTCCGGAAACGGGAGAGGCTGAAGTATATATCGGCACTGAACTAGTGGCTTACTATGTGGTGGAGGAGAAAAACGTGCCGATGGACTGGACTGCAGCAGGTGACGCCGTGATTGGCTACAACCTGAGCCTGGTAAACAGCAAGAAGAAGCGCACGAAGGCAAAGCCGAGCGCAGTTGCCACCTTCGATAACTTTAGCGTCTCCTCCATCGAAAGCGAACAAATCATCACACCGTTGCCAGTTGAGTTTGTAGAAGTGAACGCGAAGGCAAAGGGAAAGCAGGCAGAGCTAAGCTGGGCCACAGCATCGGAGACGAACAACGCTTACTTTGCCATCGAGCGCAGCCATAACGGTGTGCATTTTGAGGAGATTGCCCGTGTGAAGGGCGCAGGCAACAGCATGCGCCTGCTAAGCTACAACTTTACAGACAACGCGCCCCTGGCCGGCACCGCCTACTACCGCATTAAGCAGGTGGATACCGACGGCAGCAGCGAGACCTCCAAAGTAATGGCCATCACAACGGAAGCAGCTATGGCCACCGAGATGCAGGTGTACCCCACCCTGGTGCAGGGCCAGGCGGTAAACCTGAAGCTGAACGGTGCCACTACCGGACAGGCGGAGCTAAGCATCCTTTCCTTCGGCGGCAACGTGGTTCGTACCAAGACAATTGATGTGGCAGAAGCCGCTGCAGGCACACAGGTGCTGGAGAACGGAGAGCTGAGCAAGGGCGCTTACATTGTCATGCTGACGCACAACGGCGAGACCTTCCGCAAAAAGCTCATCGTGCGCTAA
- the hisIE gene encoding bifunctional phosphoribosyl-AMP cyclohydrolase/phosphoribosyl-ATP diphosphatase HisIE gives MELDFEKAGGLVPAVIQDNLTGQVLMLGYMSQEALDKTRQEGLVTFFSRSKNRLWTKGETSGNTLEVVSIARDCDNDSLLIKVKPNGPTCHTGSTSCFGEEESSNRVAAIRFIAQLEGVIQERKTNPVEGSYTNFLYSKGVNKIAQKVGEEAVETVIDAVAGKLDTMKGEAADLLYHLLVLLSATGLELKDVVAVLQERHKK, from the coding sequence GTGGAATTAGATTTTGAAAAAGCAGGTGGCCTGGTGCCAGCCGTGATACAGGATAATTTAACAGGTCAGGTGCTGATGCTTGGCTACATGAGCCAAGAAGCGCTTGACAAAACAAGGCAGGAAGGGCTGGTAACATTTTTCTCTCGCTCTAAAAACCGCCTCTGGACCAAAGGAGAAACCTCTGGCAATACCTTAGAAGTGGTTAGTATTGCCCGCGACTGCGACAATGACTCCTTATTAATCAAAGTAAAACCAAATGGCCCTACCTGCCACACAGGGTCAACCAGCTGCTTTGGTGAGGAAGAAAGTTCTAATCGCGTTGCAGCCATACGTTTTATTGCGCAGCTGGAAGGCGTTATACAAGAGCGTAAAACGAATCCGGTAGAGGGCTCCTATACCAACTTCCTGTACAGCAAAGGCGTGAATAAAATTGCGCAGAAGGTAGGGGAGGAAGCCGTAGAAACGGTGATAGATGCCGTAGCCGGTAAACTGGATACCATGAAAGGCGAGGCTGCCGATCTGCTGTATCACCTGCTGGTGCTGTTATCTGCCACAGGCCTTGAACTGAAAGATGTGGTAGCCGTACTGCAGGAACGCCACAAGAAGTAA
- the mgtE gene encoding magnesium transporter, with amino-acid sequence MSQTSTDVNLRDLRHKHPNDIAETITELNAKERILAFLLLPGDMKGEVFTYFNRTVQEEVLKELGSRETAAMLENMAPDDRTEIFENFPDLLIKESINFLSAEEKSIALNLLGYPEKSIARLMTPYYIQAKKGWTIKQALSNIKRYGKKAETLNHIYIVDKENKLVDDIRTGRLLMADEDQTIESLMDYEFISLTTTMNRDEAIEQFNKYDRAVMPVVSESGVLVGIVTFDDIFDEIERRDTEDIQKFGGLEALELSYTETPLMTLVRKRASVLLILFLGEMLTASAMGFFEEEIAQAVVLALFIPLIISSGGNSGSQAATLIVRAMAIKELGIKDWWYVMRKEVLSGLLLGLILGSVGFLRILVWQQAGFYDYGEHAFLIGLTVGFSLIGIVLWGTLSGSMIPFLLQKLRLDPATSSAPFVATLVDVTGLIIYFTIAASILRGTLL; translated from the coding sequence ATGAGCCAAACCAGTACCGACGTAAATTTAAGGGACCTGCGCCACAAGCACCCGAATGATATTGCAGAAACCATCACCGAGCTAAATGCAAAGGAGCGGATATTGGCTTTCCTGCTGCTGCCCGGCGATATGAAGGGGGAGGTGTTTACCTATTTTAACCGTACGGTGCAGGAGGAGGTGCTGAAGGAACTGGGCTCCCGCGAAACAGCGGCCATGCTGGAAAATATGGCCCCCGACGATAGAACCGAGATTTTCGAGAACTTCCCTGATCTACTCATCAAAGAGTCCATCAATTTTCTGTCGGCGGAAGAGAAAAGTATTGCGCTAAACCTGCTCGGCTACCCCGAAAAAAGCATTGCCCGCCTCATGACGCCCTACTACATCCAGGCTAAAAAAGGCTGGACAATTAAACAGGCACTGAGCAACATCAAGCGCTACGGCAAGAAAGCGGAAACCCTGAACCACATTTACATCGTGGACAAGGAAAACAAGCTGGTGGATGATATTCGGACAGGCAGGCTGCTGATGGCTGACGAGGACCAAACGATAGAGTCGCTGATGGACTACGAGTTTATTAGCCTGACGACCACCATGAACCGAGACGAGGCCATTGAGCAGTTTAACAAGTATGACCGCGCCGTTATGCCTGTTGTGTCCGAGAGTGGCGTGCTGGTGGGTATTGTGACCTTCGATGATATCTTCGACGAGATAGAACGACGCGATACAGAGGATATTCAGAAGTTTGGTGGTCTGGAGGCGCTGGAGCTTTCTTATACAGAAACGCCGCTCATGACACTGGTTCGGAAGCGCGCAAGTGTCTTGCTCATCCTTTTCCTGGGCGAGATGCTGACCGCCTCGGCTATGGGCTTCTTTGAAGAGGAGATTGCGCAGGCGGTGGTGCTGGCGCTGTTCATTCCGCTCATCATTTCCAGCGGCGGTAACTCCGGCTCCCAGGCAGCCACACTAATTGTACGTGCCATGGCCATTAAAGAGCTCGGCATCAAAGACTGGTGGTACGTAATGCGCAAAGAAGTGCTTTCGGGCTTGCTGCTGGGGCTTATACTTGGTTCGGTTGGTTTTCTGCGGATACTGGTGTGGCAACAGGCTGGGTTCTATGATTATGGGGAACATGCGTTTCTAATTGGGCTTACGGTTGGCTTCTCGCTGATAGGAATTGTGCTGTGGGGAACATTGTCAGGCTCTATGATTCCGTTCCTGCTGCAGAAGCTGCGTCTTGATCCTGCTACCTCATCGGCACCTTTTGTAGCCACACTGGTAGACGTAACAGGTCTGATTATCTATTTCACTATCGCGGCAAGTATACTTCGTGGCACATTGCTGTAA
- a CDS encoding amidohydrolase has product MQHHKLTDLPHLTQLRHTLHRHPELSGSETDTARRLEAHMQAYSPDQLYTNLGGTGLAAVFNGIEPDGPTVLFRAELDALPITEANEDLHYKSEAEGVSHKCGHDGHMAILSALGSLLHQRRPARGKVVLLYQPAEETGAGAWAVLQDQRFEQEIKPDYVFALHNLPGKPKHQVVVREGVFAAASTGMVVELHGKSSHAAEPENGVNPGQAMAEIILAFNQIVRDKAQFQDLTLLTVIHARLGEVAFGTNPGYATVMATLRSYQPADLQKLKELTQQHVQEIADRHSLRHTIRFVEEFPATVNHSREVQLVRQAAAQLELDVQEAVHPFRWSEDFGHFTARYKGAFFGLGSGETQPQLHHSNYDFPDELIPTGASLFYGIANEILNK; this is encoded by the coding sequence ATGCAGCACCACAAGCTTACAGACCTCCCCCACCTTACCCAACTGCGCCATACATTGCACCGGCACCCGGAGCTCTCAGGCTCCGAAACAGACACGGCCAGGCGGCTGGAGGCGCACATGCAAGCCTATAGCCCTGATCAACTGTACACGAACCTCGGCGGCACGGGGCTTGCGGCTGTTTTTAACGGCATTGAGCCGGACGGGCCAACGGTACTTTTTCGGGCGGAGCTGGACGCGCTGCCCATTACAGAGGCAAACGAGGACCTGCACTACAAGTCTGAGGCAGAGGGCGTCAGCCACAAGTGCGGCCACGACGGGCACATGGCGATACTAAGCGCACTTGGCAGCCTGTTGCACCAGCGGCGGCCCGCGCGGGGCAAGGTGGTACTGCTCTACCAACCCGCCGAGGAAACCGGGGCGGGCGCATGGGCTGTCTTGCAGGACCAGCGCTTTGAGCAGGAGATAAAGCCCGACTATGTGTTTGCCCTCCATAACCTGCCCGGCAAGCCAAAGCACCAGGTGGTGGTACGCGAAGGTGTTTTTGCAGCGGCATCTACCGGTATGGTTGTGGAGCTCCACGGAAAGTCGTCGCATGCTGCAGAACCCGAGAACGGGGTTAACCCCGGCCAGGCGATGGCAGAGATTATCCTGGCCTTTAACCAGATTGTCCGGGACAAGGCGCAGTTTCAGGACCTGACACTTCTAACGGTGATTCATGCGCGGCTGGGCGAAGTAGCTTTCGGCACCAACCCTGGCTATGCAACGGTAATGGCCACCCTCCGCTCCTACCAGCCAGCCGATCTCCAGAAACTAAAGGAACTGACACAGCAGCATGTGCAGGAAATTGCTGACAGGCACAGCCTCCGCCACACCATCCGCTTCGTGGAGGAGTTCCCGGCCACGGTAAACCATAGCCGGGAGGTGCAGCTGGTGCGTCAGGCTGCCGCCCAGCTGGAACTAGACGTGCAGGAAGCCGTACACCCCTTCAGGTGGTCGGAAGACTTTGGCCACTTCACTGCCAGGTATAAAGGCGCTTTTTTCGGCCTTGGCTCCGGTGAAACACAGCCACAGCTTCACCACTCCAACTATGATTTCCCGGATGAGCTTATTCCGACAGGGGCCTCTTTATTCTACGGCATTGCAAACGAAATCCTGAACAAATAA
- the alr gene encoding alanine racemase — MFHSSYIEISKSALQNNIDFLKQEIGPHVQFSSVIKGNAYGHGIEQFAPTAQECGVDHFSVFSADEAQRLLQTLPRKATIMIMGYLDNPELEWAIQNDIEFFVFELDRLIAAADIAKKFGKRAKVHLELETGMNRTGFDKSALEHAISTLDDCREHVELQGVCTHFAGAESLQNHERILDQQRNYQEQLAHLQSSGHTPRQRHTACSAAMVTYPETHLDMVRIGIMQYGFWPSPETYRQYIGQHMDKKDPLRRLINWKSRVMSLKSVPKGEYVGYGNSYQAPLDMVLAVVPVGYAWGYSRALSNQGQVLIKGVRAGVVGIVNMNVMMVDVTNIPDVQKNDEVVLLGIQGDESITVASFGELSTQLNYELLTRLPSNIPRYVID, encoded by the coding sequence ATGTTTCACAGCTCTTATATAGAGATAAGTAAATCAGCACTTCAAAACAACATCGACTTTCTAAAGCAGGAAATAGGCCCCCATGTCCAGTTCTCCTCCGTGATCAAAGGAAACGCTTACGGCCACGGCATTGAGCAGTTTGCCCCCACAGCACAGGAGTGCGGGGTGGATCATTTCTCTGTCTTCAGTGCCGATGAGGCACAGCGCCTGCTGCAGACACTTCCAAGGAAAGCCACCATCATGATTATGGGCTACCTGGATAATCCGGAGCTGGAATGGGCAATCCAAAACGACATCGAGTTCTTTGTGTTTGAGCTTGACCGGCTTATTGCCGCAGCCGACATAGCAAAAAAGTTCGGCAAGCGCGCCAAAGTACACCTGGAGCTGGAAACAGGCATGAACCGCACCGGCTTTGATAAGTCTGCCCTGGAACACGCCATATCTACACTGGATGACTGCCGGGAGCATGTGGAACTGCAGGGAGTGTGCACACATTTTGCCGGTGCCGAGAGCCTGCAGAACCACGAGCGGATACTGGACCAGCAGCGAAACTATCAAGAACAGCTGGCACACCTCCAATCGAGCGGCCATACGCCAAGGCAAAGGCACACCGCCTGCTCGGCAGCCATGGTGACTTACCCGGAAACACACCTGGACATGGTGCGCATCGGCATTATGCAGTACGGTTTCTGGCCAAGCCCTGAAACGTACCGCCAGTATATTGGCCAGCACATGGACAAGAAAGACCCGCTGCGCCGCCTGATCAACTGGAAGAGCCGCGTTATGAGCCTTAAAAGCGTTCCGAAAGGTGAGTATGTTGGGTACGGCAACTCCTATCAGGCCCCGCTCGACATGGTGCTGGCGGTGGTACCGGTCGGTTACGCCTGGGGCTACAGCCGGGCTCTGAGCAACCAGGGCCAAGTGCTGATAAAAGGTGTGCGGGCAGGCGTGGTTGGGATTGTGAACATGAACGTGATGATGGTGGATGTAACCAACATCCCCGACGTACAGAAAAACGATGAGGTGGTGCTGCTAGGCATACAGGGAGATGAAAGTATAACCGTTGCCTCTTTTGGGGAGCTGAGCACACAGCTAAACTATGAGCTACTCACGCGCCTCCCGTCTAACATACCACGCTATGTGATAGATTAG